The following coding sequences are from one Nitrobacter sp. NHB1 window:
- a CDS encoding cytochrome o ubiquinol oxidase subunit IV — MALLLIVVPVVLMHWARGISRLSLPSGQTSACDERTQRKQEEREEFLSYVWGISLALLLTVEPFALIYWFPGIPRFPLLLFIGVLALVQILVHFRFFLHIGFKQKREDLQLLLFSALLLTIMVAGTIWIMASLAQRMAMPT; from the coding sequence TTGGCGCTTTTGCTGATCGTGGTGCCGGTCGTGCTCATGCATTGGGCCCGTGGCATATCGCGTCTATCGCTACCCAGCGGACAAACAAGTGCTTGCGATGAGCGCACCCAACGCAAGCAAGAGGAGCGTGAAGAGTTCCTCTCGTACGTCTGGGGCATTAGTCTGGCGCTTTTGCTGACCGTTGAACCGTTTGCGCTCATATATTGGTTCCCCGGCATTCCTCGCTTTCCATTGCTTCTTTTCATCGGCGTCTTGGCGCTGGTTCAAATTCTGGTGCACTTCCGCTTCTTCCTGCATATCGGCTTCAAGCAGAAGCGTGAGGATTTGCAGCTGCTCTTGTTCTCAGCGTTGTTGCTGACCATCATGGTCGCGGGCACCATCTGGATTATGGCCAGCCTGGCGCAGCGCATGGCAATGCCAACGTAG
- a CDS encoding cytochrome c oxidase subunit 3, which yields MSQQVFKHPGLNLGPAHGRDNDAAETVMFGFWVFLMSDSILFSMVFATYVTSLNSTAGGPGPHQLYDIKSVFIETLLLLASSFTFGMASLALKYKRSKARLIVWLAVTLVLGVAFLGFELHDFNSMFAKGGIPSRSGFLSAFFDLVPLHGLHVTAACVWLICLVGQIARYGLDTKTKLGIMRLSLFWHFLDIVWIAMFSVVYLAGLA from the coding sequence ATGAGCCAGCAAGTCTTCAAGCATCCGGGACTGAATCTCGGACCCGCGCATGGCAGGGATAACGATGCCGCCGAAACCGTGATGTTCGGGTTCTGGGTCTTCCTTATGAGCGATTCCATCCTGTTCAGCATGGTGTTCGCCACTTACGTGACGTCGTTGAATAGCACCGCGGGGGGCCCAGGGCCGCATCAGCTATATGACATCAAGAGCGTCTTCATCGAGACACTGCTGCTGCTGGCCAGCAGCTTTACTTTTGGCATGGCATCGCTGGCATTGAAGTACAAGCGCAGCAAAGCGCGGTTGATCGTTTGGCTGGCTGTAACGCTGGTACTGGGTGTTGCCTTCCTGGGCTTCGAACTGCACGACTTCAACAGCATGTTTGCCAAAGGCGGCATACCCAGCCGTAGTGGTTTTCTGTCCGCATTCTTCGATCTGGTACCGCTGCACGGGCTGCACGTTACCGCCGCCTGCGTCTGGCTGATCTGCCTGGTGGGCCAGATCGCGCGCTACGGCCTGGATACGAAGACCAAGCTCGGTATCATGCGGCTTTCGCTGTTCTGGCATTTTCTCGACATCGTCTGGATCGCGATGTTCTCGGTGGTTTACCTGGCGGGGCTAGCATGA
- a CDS encoding SDR family oxidoreductase, with the protein MAKVAVITGAGAGVGRATVEEFARQGFDVALLSRDPDRLERAAKQIRQYGVRALPIPTDVADPAAVETAADRTEAELGPIDVWVNVAMATVFAPVSKLTAEEVERGTKVTYLGQVHGMMAALKRMRVRNRGTIVNVGSALAYRSVPLQSIYCGAKAAIRGFTDSLRSEIFHDKLDIQLTIVDLPAVNTPQFDWALNKMGRKPKPVAPIFEPEVPARAIFFAATHKRRDIWVGWPTIKAILANRIAPGLIDRYLATAGYSGQLSEKPTSPDAPANLFDPVPGDYGAHGRFDRQSRSVSWAMFTNRHKTAFLLAAVIGGAAVLHQIAKRLDV; encoded by the coding sequence ATGGCGAAAGTGGCGGTAATCACCGGCGCCGGAGCGGGCGTTGGCCGCGCCACGGTCGAGGAGTTTGCCCGGCAAGGCTTCGATGTCGCGCTGCTGTCGCGCGATCCAGATCGGCTTGAGCGGGCGGCAAAACAAATACGGCAGTACGGGGTGCGCGCGCTACCGATTCCGACTGATGTCGCCGATCCCGCGGCAGTTGAAACCGCCGCCGATCGCACCGAGGCCGAGCTCGGGCCCATCGATGTCTGGGTGAATGTTGCCATGGCGACGGTATTTGCCCCCGTGTCCAAGCTGACGGCGGAAGAGGTCGAGCGCGGAACCAAAGTCACTTATCTCGGACAGGTGCATGGCATGATGGCAGCGCTAAAGCGAATGCGCGTGCGCAATCGCGGCACCATCGTCAATGTGGGTTCCGCGCTTGCCTACCGCTCGGTGCCGCTGCAATCGATCTATTGTGGTGCCAAGGCAGCGATCAGGGGCTTCACCGATAGTCTCAGATCCGAGATATTTCACGACAAGCTGGATATCCAGTTGACGATAGTTGATCTGCCGGCGGTGAATACCCCGCAGTTCGACTGGGCGCTTAATAAAATGGGACGGAAACCGAAGCCGGTCGCTCCGATTTTTGAACCCGAAGTGCCGGCGCGCGCGATCTTCTTTGCCGCCACACACAAGCGCCGTGACATCTGGGTTGGCTGGCCAACCATCAAGGCAATCCTTGCCAACCGCATCGCGCCCGGACTGATCGATCGCTATCTCGCCACCGCTGGGTATTCTGGTCAGCTTTCAGAAAAGCCGACGTCGCCCGATGCGCCCGCCAATCTATTCGATCCGGTGCCCGGAGACTATGGCGCGCATGGCCGATTCGATCGGCAATCGCGCAGCGTGAGTTGGGCGATGTTCACAAATCGGCACAAGACGGCATTTCTCCTAGCTGCGGTGATTGGCGGAGCGGCGGTTCTTCACCAGATCGCCAAGCGGTTGGATGTCTAA